A window of Mucilaginibacter paludis DSM 18603 contains these coding sequences:
- a CDS encoding NPCBM/NEW2 domain-containing protein, giving the protein MTNAIKLTIAAVLMGGLIHPCIAQPPTRTVWLDQLDLSVATQGYGVPKKNRSVEGHTLTIAGKTFERGFGTHAESSLLIQLDGKATGFVAQVGIDDEVKEHQPAVEFVLVGDGKNLWSSGVMRLGDQAKSCKVPLIGVKRLELVVTDGGNGNYYDHADWADAKFETNGGNALATISPVPRTPYILTPPPSPSPKINSASVFGVRPGSPFQFLVAATGDRPMKFSATGLPAGLKIDAATGIITGQLSQKGTFQVVLAATNGRGKTKKTMRIVCGERIALTPPMGWNSWNCFADQVSAEKVKRAAKAMVQSGLINHGWTYINIDDFWQNNRDSKDPSLRGKLRDEAGNIVPNVRFPDMKALADTIHSLGLKAGLYSSPGPWTCGGCVGSYGYEKPDAQNYAKWGFDYLKYDWCSYGNVIDGMPGNDPYKVSSLSYKGGDQLQTAIKPYQLMGEALKQQPRDIVYSLCQYGMSDVWKWGDSVGGTCWRTTNDITDTWASVKSIALAQDKTAEGAKPGNWSDPDMLVVGTVGWGNPHPSKLRPDEQYLHFSLWSLFAAPLLIGCDMEKLDDFTMNLLTNDEVIAIDQDPLGKQATCVHTIGDLRIYVKELEDGSRAVGFCNFGLNITNISFHDFDKLGIKGRYNVRDVWRQKNVMVMDSRKDKLPLRVPAHGVLLYKFTAVK; this is encoded by the coding sequence ATGACTAACGCTATCAAATTAACTATTGCTGCTGTGCTTATGGGCGGTTTAATCCATCCCTGCATAGCACAGCCGCCAACCCGTACCGTATGGCTCGATCAATTAGATTTGAGCGTTGCCACGCAAGGCTACGGTGTTCCCAAAAAAAATCGTTCGGTGGAAGGGCATACCCTTACCATTGCTGGCAAAACCTTTGAAAGGGGCTTCGGTACCCATGCAGAAAGTTCATTGCTTATTCAACTGGATGGTAAAGCAACTGGATTTGTGGCGCAGGTTGGGATTGACGATGAGGTGAAAGAACATCAGCCGGCGGTTGAGTTTGTGCTGGTAGGCGATGGCAAAAATCTATGGTCAAGTGGTGTGATGCGTTTAGGTGATCAGGCAAAATCATGTAAAGTGCCGTTAATCGGCGTTAAAAGGCTCGAACTTGTGGTTACCGATGGTGGCAATGGTAATTACTACGACCATGCCGACTGGGCTGACGCTAAATTTGAAACCAACGGAGGAAATGCATTGGCGACAATTAGTCCGGTACCAAGAACACCATATATTCTTACCCCGCCGCCTTCTCCTTCGCCTAAAATCAATAGTGCCAGCGTTTTTGGGGTTCGGCCGGGTTCGCCTTTCCAATTCCTGGTAGCGGCCACGGGCGATCGTCCGATGAAGTTTTCTGCCACAGGATTGCCTGCTGGGCTGAAGATTGATGCTGCCACCGGAATTATTACCGGGCAGCTCAGCCAAAAAGGCACTTTCCAGGTTGTACTTGCTGCAACAAACGGCAGAGGTAAAACAAAAAAAACAATGCGTATCGTATGCGGAGAGCGAATTGCACTTACGCCGCCGATGGGATGGAACAGCTGGAACTGTTTTGCCGATCAGGTTTCTGCCGAGAAGGTAAAACGTGCAGCCAAAGCCATGGTGCAAAGCGGCCTCATTAATCACGGGTGGACCTATATCAATATTGATGATTTCTGGCAGAACAACAGGGATTCAAAGGATCCTTCGCTCCGTGGTAAGCTACGCGATGAGGCAGGCAATATTGTACCTAATGTGCGGTTCCCGGATATGAAGGCCCTTGCCGATACTATCCATAGCCTGGGATTGAAAGCCGGGCTCTATTCCAGCCCTGGCCCATGGACCTGCGGTGGTTGTGTGGGAAGTTACGGTTACGAAAAGCCAGATGCGCAAAATTATGCTAAATGGGGGTTTGATTACCTTAAATATGATTGGTGCAGTTATGGGAACGTGATTGATGGTATGCCCGGGAATGATCCTTACAAGGTATCTTCCTTGTCTTACAAGGGAGGCGACCAATTGCAAACGGCTATAAAACCTTACCAGCTGATGGGCGAAGCGCTTAAACAGCAGCCAAGGGACATCGTTTACAGCCTTTGCCAGTACGGGATGTCTGACGTTTGGAAATGGGGCGACTCCGTTGGTGGTACCTGCTGGAGAACCACGAATGATATTACAGATACCTGGGCAAGCGTAAAGAGCATCGCGCTGGCGCAAGATAAAACTGCCGAAGGAGCCAAGCCCGGTAACTGGAGTGATCCGGATATGCTGGTGGTGGGTACAGTAGGGTGGGGCAATCCGCATCCAAGCAAACTGAGACCAGATGAGCAGTACCTCCATTTTAGTTTATGGAGTCTTTTTGCTGCGCCGTTGCTTATTGGCTGCGATATGGAGAAACTGGATGATTTTACGATGAATTTGCTCACTAATGATGAGGTGATTGCCATCGATCAGGATCCGCTTGGCAAACAAGCTACATGTGTTCACACTATTGGCGATTTACGTATTTATGTTAAAGAGCTGGAAGATGGCAGCCGTGCGGTTGGCTTTTGTAATTTTGGCCTCAATATTACCAATATATCCTTCCATGATTTTGATAAACTCGGCATCAAAGGCCGGTATAATGTGCGTGATGTTTGGAGACAAAAAAATGTAATGGTGATGGACAGCCGGAAGGATAAACTTCCACTTCGTGTACCAGCGCATGGCGTTTTGTTATATAAATTTACCGCTGTTAAATAG
- the surE gene encoding 5'/3'-nucleotidase SurE, whose translation MKPTILVVNDDGITAPGIKALMDVMKQIGNVVVVAPDSPQSGMGHAITIGKPLRLDKVDIYEGIEMYRCSGTPVDCVKLAVTKIFKGKKPDLCVSGINHGLNNSINVLYSGTMSAAVEGAIESIPSIGFSLDDYTLDADFSHCEKFIKQIALMVLQNGLPTATLLNVNFPNTAHIKGIKICRQANAKWAEEFDERLDPYKRNYYWLTGVFQNNDLGEDTDVWALENHYVSIVPVQFDLTAHHAIPVLNSWKFDV comes from the coding sequence ATGAAACCTACCATACTTGTAGTAAACGACGACGGCATAACCGCGCCCGGAATTAAGGCGCTGATGGATGTAATGAAGCAGATTGGCAACGTAGTGGTTGTAGCTCCGGATAGTCCACAATCAGGCATGGGCCATGCCATTACCATTGGTAAACCCTTGCGTTTGGATAAAGTTGATATTTACGAAGGCATTGAAATGTACCGCTGCTCGGGCACGCCTGTTGACTGTGTAAAGCTGGCCGTTACCAAAATATTTAAGGGTAAAAAGCCCGACCTGTGTGTATCGGGCATTAACCATGGTCTAAATAACTCCATTAACGTACTGTACTCGGGTACGATGTCTGCCGCGGTTGAAGGCGCTATCGAAAGTATCCCTTCCATCGGCTTTTCACTTGACGACTATACGCTTGATGCCGATTTTAGCCATTGCGAAAAGTTTATTAAACAAATTGCCTTAATGGTTTTGCAAAACGGTTTGCCAACTGCAACCCTGCTCAATGTAAACTTCCCAAATACTGCGCATATTAAAGGCATAAAAATATGCCGCCAGGCCAACGCCAAATGGGCCGAAGAGTTTGATGAACGCCTTGACCCTTATAAGCGTAATTATTACTGGTTAACAGGCGTGTTTCAAAATAACGACCTGGGAGAAGATACTGATGTTTGGGCACTTGAAAATCATTATGTTTCCATCGTCCCTGTTCAGTTTGACCTGACGGCCCATCACGCTATCCCGGTTTTAAACAGCTGGAAGTTTGATGTGTGA
- a CDS encoding sialate O-acetylesterase — translation MNKLRLAYFILIFTIFYAIPVKAQVRLPQLISDGMVLQRDTKLKIWGWASPGESITIKFNNRRLSTKTSSAGQWQVTLPETKAGGPYQMEIIGRNRIVLKDILVGDVWFCSGQSNMTIKMERVKEKYPEEIATANFPNIRYFFVPTLADVDQVHQDLPPGSWVSTTKEHILDIGAVAYFFSKQLYARYGVPIGIINSSVGGTPIQAWIGENGIKNINDYAKRLEMFKDTALMNRMVRPERPIGAATRTALATDKGLAGDVKWYDPAYEPKNWHKFWLPGYWADQGVKDLNGIVWFRKEINIPAGMAGKPAKLFLGRIIDADETYVNGKEIGNITYQYPPRRYEIPAGLLKEGKNVITVRITNTSGKGGFVPEKRYELTDGKTTIDLRGDWQYQVGLVYPPFRGFRGAGNGPPFSAQNEPTGLYNTMIAPAVNFAVKGFIWYQGEANIGTRNYGELLDTLINSWRSDWKQGNLPFLIVQLPNYAEVQYSPSESAWAEIREAQRQALALPATAMAVTIDVGEWNDIHPLDKKDVGERLALAAQKLAYGDAKNTSSGPLFRSAEIRGNQIILSFADIGGGLASKDGEPLNQFAISGSDKRFVWAKARIEGDKVIVYSPEVDHPQYVRYAWADNPEGANLSNKEGLPASPFRTDKP, via the coding sequence ATGAACAAGCTACGCCTCGCCTACTTTATTTTAATCTTTACCATTTTTTACGCGATACCGGTAAAAGCCCAAGTACGATTGCCACAACTGATTAGTGACGGCATGGTTCTGCAACGTGATACCAAACTTAAAATATGGGGTTGGGCATCGCCAGGTGAGTCAATTACCATAAAATTTAACAACCGCAGGCTAAGTACTAAAACAAGTAGTGCAGGCCAATGGCAAGTTACGCTGCCCGAAACCAAAGCCGGTGGCCCATACCAAATGGAAATCATCGGCAGGAACCGTATTGTTTTAAAAGACATCCTCGTTGGTGATGTATGGTTTTGCTCCGGGCAATCCAACATGACGATCAAGATGGAGCGGGTTAAAGAGAAATACCCCGAGGAGATAGCTACTGCCAACTTTCCTAATATCCGGTATTTCTTTGTTCCAACCCTGGCTGATGTAGACCAGGTTCACCAGGATCTGCCGCCAGGTAGCTGGGTAAGCACAACAAAAGAACATATATTGGATATTGGCGCTGTCGCCTATTTTTTTTCTAAACAACTTTATGCCAGGTATGGTGTGCCAATCGGCATCATCAATTCGAGCGTAGGTGGTACCCCAATACAAGCATGGATTGGCGAAAACGGTATCAAAAACATTAACGACTACGCCAAACGGCTCGAGATGTTTAAAGATACCGCCTTAATGAACCGCATGGTACGGCCTGAAAGGCCCATAGGGGCAGCCACACGAACAGCCCTGGCCACGGATAAAGGCCTGGCAGGCGATGTGAAGTGGTATGACCCGGCTTATGAACCCAAAAACTGGCACAAATTCTGGCTCCCAGGGTATTGGGCCGACCAGGGTGTTAAGGATTTGAACGGCATAGTTTGGTTTAGGAAAGAAATCAACATTCCGGCCGGGATGGCTGGAAAACCCGCCAAACTTTTTCTCGGCCGGATTATCGATGCCGATGAAACTTATGTAAACGGCAAGGAAATTGGCAATATCACTTATCAGTATCCGCCACGGCGATATGAAATACCTGCAGGTTTATTAAAAGAGGGAAAAAATGTAATCACAGTGCGCATTACCAATACCTCCGGCAAGGGGGGATTTGTACCGGAGAAGCGATACGAACTTACTGACGGTAAGACAACAATAGACCTGCGTGGCGACTGGCAATACCAGGTAGGACTTGTTTATCCGCCATTCAGAGGGTTCCGGGGCGCGGGCAACGGTCCTCCATTTTCAGCCCAGAATGAACCAACAGGATTATACAACACTATGATAGCACCAGCGGTCAACTTTGCGGTGAAGGGCTTTATATGGTACCAGGGAGAAGCCAATATAGGCACCAGGAACTATGGCGAATTATTGGATACCCTGATTAACAGCTGGCGCTCCGACTGGAAGCAAGGCAACCTGCCTTTTTTAATTGTACAGCTCCCCAATTATGCGGAAGTTCAATATTCACCGTCAGAAAGTGCATGGGCAGAGATCAGGGAAGCGCAAAGGCAGGCATTAGCACTCCCGGCAACCGCCATGGCCGTAACTATTGATGTTGGAGAATGGAATGACATCCATCCACTTGATAAAAAAGATGTGGGCGAAAGGCTTGCCCTGGCAGCACAGAAGTTGGCTTATGGCGACGCTAAAAACACTTCTTCCGGCCCCCTCTTCCGCTCTGCCGAGATCCGGGGCAATCAGATTATTTTAAGCTTCGCTGATATTGGCGGCGGGTTAGCTTCCAAAGACGGGGAACCACTTAATCAATTTGCCATTTCTGGCTCCGATAAAAGGTTTGTTTGGGCCAAAGCACGGATTGAAGGCGATAAGGTTATTGTTTACAGCCCCGAAGTAGATCATCCCCAATATGTAAGGTATGCGTGGGCAGACAATCCGGAAGGCGCCAATCTTTCGAATAAAGAAGGGCTGCCCGCCTCCCCTTTCCGCACGGATAAACCCTGA
- a CDS encoding alpha-glucuronidase family glycosyl hydrolase, producing the protein MRQRLITLVALLMIWLSQPCHGENGYNLWLRYKPVNSTSLKTEYRSYLNQIYFPSESDRLKAALDELNLGLNGLIGIKPQLLVRAQGSSVIATSNKIGALKKWVPDSVLKKIGNDGFVIKTINQAGRNVLLVTANSDLGILYGTFYLLKLMQTGKTLSGLDVVEYPRTMVRVLDHWDNPNRTVERGYAGFSIWNWHKLPGYIDSRYIDYARANASVGINGSVLNNVNASIQMLTPAYLVKIKALADAFRPYGIRVYLSVKFDSPIELGGLKTADPLDPEVIKWWKIKTDEIYSYIPDFGGFLVKANSEGQPGPQTYGRSHADGANMLGNALAPHHGIVMWRAFVYDDKVPDDRAKQAYNEFKPLDGQFNANVIIQVKSGPIDFQPREAFHPLFGALPNTSVMLELQLTQEYLGFSTHLVYEAPLFKECMDADTYRQGKNSTVARILEGVYNPKLITGMAGVANIGTDVNWCGHPFAQANWYAFGRLAWNPQASAAAIADDWLRMTFSSEKVFIDPMKREMLQSRENTVNYMTPLGLHHIMGASGHYGPGPWTDNMGRADWTAVYYHKADTAGIGFDRTKSGSNALGQYSPEVQAYFGNLNTCPDEYLLWFHHLSWQYKMRSGKTLWEEMVHHYYAGADSVKKMQQTWNSLRPYVDQERFSEVQQLMAVQYEEAIRWRNSCVLYFQTFSRQPIPVGYDRPEHDLAYYRSLRYPNVPGQGVN; encoded by the coding sequence ATGAGACAACGTTTAATCACATTAGTCGCATTATTAATGATTTGGCTTAGCCAGCCGTGTCACGGCGAAAACGGCTATAACCTTTGGCTAAGATATAAACCAGTAAACAGCACCAGTTTAAAAACAGAATACCGTAGCTATCTTAATCAAATCTATTTTCCCTCAGAGTCCGATCGCTTAAAAGCTGCGTTGGATGAGCTTAACTTAGGCCTTAATGGATTGATTGGCATAAAACCCCAATTACTTGTGCGCGCCCAAGGCAGCTCCGTAATAGCAACAAGCAACAAAATAGGCGCGCTTAAAAAATGGGTACCCGACAGTGTGTTGAAAAAAATCGGGAACGATGGATTTGTCATCAAAACGATTAATCAGGCTGGCCGCAACGTTCTGCTTGTTACAGCTAACTCCGATCTGGGTATTTTGTACGGTACCTTTTATTTGCTAAAATTAATGCAAACAGGTAAAACACTTTCCGGTTTAGACGTTGTTGAGTACCCGAGAACAATGGTTCGCGTTTTGGACCACTGGGATAATCCCAACCGGACGGTAGAGCGCGGCTATGCGGGCTTTTCCATCTGGAACTGGCATAAACTACCCGGCTATATCGATTCGCGTTATATAGATTATGCACGCGCCAACGCTTCCGTGGGGATTAACGGTTCTGTTTTGAATAATGTGAACGCGAGTATCCAAATGCTTACGCCTGCCTACCTGGTTAAAATTAAAGCACTCGCCGATGCCTTTCGCCCTTACGGGATCAGGGTTTACCTGTCTGTTAAATTTGATAGCCCAATTGAACTTGGTGGCTTAAAAACGGCCGACCCGCTCGATCCTGAAGTTATTAAATGGTGGAAGATAAAAACCGATGAAATATACAGCTACATCCCCGATTTCGGAGGCTTCCTGGTTAAAGCCAATTCGGAGGGTCAGCCTGGGCCGCAAACCTATGGCCGCAGCCATGCCGATGGCGCCAATATGCTGGGTAACGCACTGGCGCCACACCATGGTATTGTAATGTGGCGCGCATTTGTTTATGACGACAAGGTTCCGGATGACCGAGCCAAACAGGCATATAATGAATTTAAACCATTAGACGGGCAGTTTAACGCCAACGTTATTATCCAGGTAAAAAGTGGCCCTATTGATTTCCAGCCCCGGGAGGCTTTCCATCCTCTATTTGGCGCGCTGCCTAACACATCGGTGATGCTGGAGTTGCAGCTTACGCAAGAATACCTGGGCTTTTCAACACACCTGGTTTACGAAGCTCCGCTATTTAAAGAATGTATGGATGCCGACACGTACCGCCAGGGAAAAAACAGTACCGTAGCCCGGATATTAGAAGGAGTATACAATCCCAAACTGATAACAGGGATGGCCGGTGTGGCCAACATCGGGACGGATGTGAACTGGTGCGGGCACCCTTTTGCCCAAGCCAACTGGTATGCCTTTGGCAGGCTCGCCTGGAATCCGCAGGCAAGTGCGGCGGCTATTGCTGATGATTGGTTGCGCATGACATTTAGCAGCGAAAAAGTATTTATAGACCCCATGAAGCGGGAGATGTTACAATCGCGGGAAAATACCGTGAACTACATGACACCACTCGGCTTACACCACATCATGGGTGCGAGCGGCCACTACGGCCCCGGCCCCTGGACCGACAATATGGGGCGGGCGGATTGGACAGCCGTTTATTACCATAAAGCAGATACCGCTGGTATCGGTTTTGACCGTACAAAAAGCGGTAGCAATGCCCTTGGCCAATATTCGCCAGAGGTGCAGGCCTATTTTGGCAACCTGAACACTTGCCCGGATGAATACCTGTTGTGGTTTCATCACCTCAGCTGGCAATACAAAATGCGATCGGGAAAAACCCTTTGGGAAGAAATGGTTCATCACTACTATGCAGGTGCTGATTCTGTAAAAAAAATGCAGCAAACATGGAACTCACTCCGTCCTTATGTGGATCAGGAACGTTTCAGTGAAGTACAGCAGTTAATGGCTGTACAATATGAAGAAGCCATCAGGTGGCGAAATTCATGTGTACTCTATTTTCAAACCTTTTCCAGGCAGCCGATACCTGTGGGGTATGACAGGCCGGAACATGACCTGGCCTACTACCGGTCTTTACGTTACCCCAACGTGCCCGGACAAGGAGTTAACTAA
- a CDS encoding glycoside hydrolase family 43 protein: MMKRKFKTGRLMLIVPLLCQAVNVFSQAPKQYLSQPLIKSIYTADPSVHVFNGKIYIYPSHDINAGIPENDNGDHFAMRDYHILSMNSIDGPVTDHGVALDIKDIPWAGRQLWAPDCAYNNGTYFLYFPVKDKKDVFHIGVATSKSPVGPFKAEPQPIKGSFSIDPAVFTDTDGQSYMYFGGIWGGQLQRWAGGKYNPNGSKTDLQKDNQPALNCKVVKLKANMKEFDGPVQDVIILDAAGKPLLGKDHNRRFFEGSWMHKYNGKYYFTYSTGDTHLLAYAIGDRPYGPFHYKGIFLKPVQGWTTHHSIVEFKGKWYLFYHDTQLSGKTHLRNVKVTPLYHQPDGSIAMIDPFKPTTTVKK, translated from the coding sequence ATGATGAAAAGAAAGTTTAAAACAGGGCGGTTAATGCTTATTGTACCGCTGCTTTGCCAGGCCGTAAATGTATTCTCTCAGGCTCCTAAACAGTATTTGTCGCAACCGCTGATCAAATCGATCTACACGGCAGACCCCTCAGTTCATGTATTCAATGGAAAAATCTACATCTACCCTTCACATGATATCAACGCGGGCATACCAGAAAATGACAACGGCGACCATTTTGCAATGAGAGATTACCATATCCTCTCCATGAACAGTATCGATGGCCCCGTTACCGACCACGGCGTAGCCCTTGACATTAAAGACATCCCCTGGGCAGGCAGGCAGCTATGGGCGCCAGACTGCGCTTATAATAACGGGACGTATTTTCTTTACTTTCCTGTAAAAGACAAAAAAGATGTGTTTCATATCGGAGTTGCAACCTCCAAAAGCCCCGTGGGACCTTTCAAGGCAGAACCGCAACCCATCAAAGGCAGTTTCAGCATTGATCCTGCCGTGTTCACCGATACCGACGGGCAATCTTATATGTATTTCGGCGGGATCTGGGGAGGCCAGCTGCAACGCTGGGCGGGTGGAAAATATAATCCAAACGGTTCCAAAACAGACCTGCAAAAAGATAATCAGCCAGCGCTGAATTGCAAGGTTGTTAAACTGAAAGCAAACATGAAGGAATTTGACGGCCCAGTTCAGGATGTTATCATACTGGATGCTGCCGGGAAACCGCTGCTCGGTAAAGATCATAACCGTCGCTTTTTCGAAGGCTCGTGGATGCACAAGTACAACGGGAAGTATTATTTCACCTATTCTACCGGGGATACCCATTTACTGGCTTACGCCATCGGCGATCGCCCTTACGGCCCCTTCCATTACAAAGGCATCTTCCTGAAACCGGTTCAGGGCTGGACTACTCACCATTCCATCGTAGAGTTTAAGGGCAAGTGGTATTTGTTTTATCATGATACGCAACTTTCGGGCAAAACGCATTTAAGAAACGTTAAGGTTACCCCTCTATACCACCAGCCTGATGGCAGCATAGCCATGATCGATCCTTTTAAACCGACTACCACAGTAAAAAAATAA